A region from the Streptomyces tsukubensis genome encodes:
- a CDS encoding DJ-1/PfpI family protein: protein MATKVLIVTGDAAESLEVLYPYQRLLEEGYEVHIAAPTKKTLRFVVHDFEEGYDTYTEKPGYTWPADLAFSEVAPADYAAVVIPGGRAPEYLRNDPELRKIVKAFFDADKPVAQICHGPLLTAAVGGLEGRRVTAYPALEPDMQAAGGSFQDTEAVVDGTLVSSRAWPDHPAWMREFLKLLRSRA from the coding sequence ATGGCCACGAAGGTCCTGATCGTCACGGGGGACGCCGCCGAGTCCCTGGAGGTGCTCTACCCCTATCAGCGTCTCCTCGAAGAGGGGTACGAGGTCCATATCGCGGCGCCCACGAAGAAGACGCTGCGGTTCGTCGTCCACGACTTCGAGGAGGGCTACGACACCTACACCGAGAAGCCGGGCTACACCTGGCCCGCCGACCTGGCCTTCTCCGAAGTCGCCCCCGCCGACTACGCCGCTGTGGTGATCCCGGGCGGCCGGGCGCCGGAGTATCTGCGGAACGACCCCGAGCTGCGGAAGATCGTCAAGGCCTTCTTCGACGCCGACAAGCCGGTGGCCCAGATCTGCCACGGCCCGCTGCTGACGGCGGCCGTCGGCGGTCTGGAGGGCCGGCGGGTGACCGCCTATCCGGCCCTGGAGCCGGATATGCAGGCCGCGGGCGGCAGCTTCCAGGACACGGAGGCGGTCGTCGACGGCACCCTCGTCTCCTCCCGCGCCTGGCCCGACCACCCGGCCTGGATGCGCGAATTCCTCAAACTGCTCCGCAGCCGCGCCTGA
- a CDS encoding HAD family hydrolase: protein MGTDRGKHMVEQGPHLVWDWNGTLLDDMTAVVGATNAALAVVEFGPITVEQYRAWYRIPIPRFYEGMLGRIPTDQEWLDMEVAFHAAYLERQGGCGLTVGAAELLVEWRGAGRSQSLLSMYGHEELVPAVRERGIESHFVRVDGRRGPSGVSKAESMARHLRALAKTVSPERTVVIGDAADDALAAAHVGAHAVLYTGGSHIRENLEPVGVPVVDSLAEAVELAARLVDRA, encoded by the coding sequence ATGGGCACGGACAGGGGGAAGCACATGGTGGAGCAGGGCCCGCATCTGGTCTGGGACTGGAACGGCACGCTGCTGGACGATATGACGGCCGTCGTCGGCGCGACCAATGCCGCGCTGGCGGTCGTCGAGTTCGGCCCGATCACGGTCGAGCAGTACCGCGCCTGGTACCGCATACCGATCCCCCGCTTCTACGAGGGGATGCTGGGCCGGATCCCGACGGACCAGGAGTGGCTGGACATGGAGGTCGCCTTCCACGCCGCCTATCTGGAGCGCCAGGGCGGCTGCGGCCTCACCGTGGGCGCGGCGGAGCTGCTGGTCGAGTGGCGGGGCGCCGGGCGCAGCCAGTCACTGCTCAGCATGTACGGCCACGAGGAGCTGGTTCCGGCGGTACGGGAGCGGGGCATCGAGTCCCACTTCGTCCGGGTGGACGGGCGCCGGGGGCCGTCCGGGGTGTCGAAGGCCGAGTCCATGGCGCGCCATCTCCGGGCGCTCGCGAAGACCGTCTCGCCCGAGCGCACGGTGGTCATCGGTGACGCGGCGGACGATGCGCTCGCGGCGGCCCATGTGGGGGCGCATGCGGTGCTCTACACGGGGGGCTCGCACATTCGGGAGAACCTGGAACCGGTGGGCGTGCCGGTGGTGGACTCCCTGGCCGAGGCGGTCGAGCTGGCGGCCCGCCTCGTCGACCGGGCCTGA
- a CDS encoding DUF6912 family protein, with amino-acid sequence MRVYVPLTLAGLAEAHTKGELGPGPLTAYGVTPSLREWYVSDDLEELEYAALSRAAAASLRLIAGDPGAARRRVVVAADVADRDAVADPDRALDASSLGELRIAAAVPLRLAAAVHVDSDDALDDVSAAVEARGAADHGDEDARFTVDGAEDHELLWYGVQEIPAIVAEA; translated from the coding sequence ATGCGCGTGTACGTCCCCCTGACCCTCGCCGGACTTGCGGAGGCGCACACCAAGGGCGAGCTGGGCCCCGGGCCCCTGACCGCGTACGGGGTCACGCCGTCCCTGCGCGAGTGGTACGTGTCGGACGATCTCGAAGAGCTGGAGTACGCGGCCCTCAGCCGGGCCGCCGCCGCCTCGCTGCGGCTGATCGCCGGGGATCCGGGCGCGGCCCGTCGCCGGGTCGTCGTCGCCGCCGATGTGGCCGACCGGGACGCCGTCGCCGATCCCGACCGGGCGCTCGACGCCTCGTCCCTCGGTGAGCTGCGGATCGCGGCGGCGGTCCCGCTGCGGCTGGCCGCGGCCGTGCACGTGGACTCCGACGACGCCCTCGACGACGTCTCCGCGGCCGTGGAAGCGCGGGGCGCCGCGGACCACGGCGACGAGGACGCACGGTTCACCGTGGACGGCGCGGAGGACCACGAGCTGCTCTGGTACGGCGTTCAGGAGATCCCCGCGATCGTCGCGGAGGCGTAA
- a CDS encoding Rv3235 family protein, whose translation MRGPRTGAGAARPGGRRDSRRPGGRGPGRAPTTGRTTGSSTGSGTADRTARGTQAAAPAPPVLDARRREQPPYWFAERLLAVLSGRRPVHWMLGHTLGDAYDHLVRIADGTPLLPTNRAMPTVWKWGEFHPRPGVIEAFALITGGGRLRAMAFRLEQGPEDRRWRCAAVDLDNREASGPEN comes from the coding sequence GTGCGCGGACCGCGGACGGGAGCCGGGGCGGCCCGGCCCGGGGGCCGCCGCGACTCCCGGCGCCCCGGCGGCCGGGGTCCGGGACGGGCTCCGACCACAGGCAGGACCACGGGCAGCAGTACCGGCAGCGGCACGGCCGACCGTACGGCCAGGGGTACGCAGGCCGCCGCTCCCGCGCCCCCGGTGCTGGACGCCCGGCGCCGGGAACAGCCGCCGTACTGGTTCGCGGAACGGCTGCTCGCCGTCCTCAGCGGGCGCCGCCCGGTCCACTGGATGCTGGGCCATACCCTCGGTGACGCCTACGACCATCTGGTACGGATCGCGGACGGCACCCCGCTGCTCCCCACGAACCGGGCGATGCCCACGGTCTGGAAGTGGGGCGAGTTCCATCCCCGCCCGGGGGTCATCGAGGCCTTCGCCCTGATCACGGGCGGCGGGCGGCTCCGTGCGATGGCGTTCCGGCTGGAGCAGGGCCCCGAGGACCGCCGCTGGCGCTGCGCCGCGGTGGACCTCGACAACCGCGAGGCCTCCGGCCCGGAGAACTGA
- the secA gene encoding preprotein translocase subunit SecA, with product MSVFNKLMRAGEGKILRKLHRIAGQVNSIEEDFVDLSDAELRALTEEYKARYESGENTLDDLLPEAFATVREAAKRVLGQRHYDVQIMGGAALHLGYVAEMKTGEGKTLVGTLPAYLNALSGKGVHLITVNDYLAERDSEMMGRVHKFLGLDVGCILANMTPAQRREQYACDITYGTNNEFGFDYLRDNMAWSQEELVQRGHNFAIVDEVDSILVDEARTPLIISGPADQATKWYGDFAKLVTRLTRGEPGNHLKGIEETGDYEVDEKKRTVGIHESGVAKVEDWLGIDNLYESVNTPLVGYLNNAIKAKELFKNDKDYVVIDGEVMIVDEHTGRILAGRRYNEGMHQAIEAKEGVDIKDENQTLATITLQNFFRLYGKLSGMTGTAMTEAAEFHQIYKLGVVPIPTNRPMVRMDQSDLIYRTEVAKFAAVVDDIAEKHEKGQPILVGTTSVEKSEYLSQQLSKRGVQHEVLNAKQHDREASIVAQAGRRGAVTVATNMAGRGTDIKLGGNPDDLAEAELRQRGLDPVEHVEEWAAALPAALKAAEEAVRTEFEEVRSLGGLYVLGTERHESRRIDNQLRGRSGRQGDPGESRFYLSLGDDLMRLFKAQMVERVMAMANVPDDVPIENKMVTRAIASAQSQVEQQNFTTRKDVLKYDEVLSRQREVIYGERRRVLEGEDLHDQIRHFMDDTIDAYIRAETVEGFAEEWDLDRLWGAFKQLYPVKVTIEELEEAAGDRVGITADFIAESVKDDIHEQYEAREQQLGSEIMRELERRVVLSVLDRKWREHLYEMDYLQDGIGLRAMAQKDPLVEYQREGFDMFTAMMEGIKEESVGYLFNLEVQVEQQVEEVPVQDADGPSLEKKDAVPAARPEIRAKGLEAPQRPDRLHFSAPTVDGEGGVVEGDFETGETRATAAAAGDGMTRAERRKAQKSGGGGRRRKK from the coding sequence GTGTCCGTCTTCAACAAGCTCATGCGTGCAGGCGAAGGCAAGATCCTGCGCAAACTGCACCGCATCGCGGGCCAGGTCAACTCCATCGAAGAGGATTTCGTCGACCTCTCCGACGCCGAGTTGCGGGCGCTCACGGAAGAGTACAAGGCGCGGTACGAGAGCGGTGAGAACACGCTCGACGACCTGCTGCCGGAGGCCTTCGCCACGGTCCGTGAGGCCGCCAAGCGCGTCCTCGGCCAGCGGCACTACGACGTCCAGATCATGGGCGGTGCCGCGCTGCACCTCGGCTATGTGGCCGAGATGAAGACCGGTGAGGGCAAGACCCTCGTCGGCACCCTGCCCGCGTATCTGAACGCGCTCTCCGGCAAGGGCGTCCACCTGATCACGGTCAACGACTATCTGGCCGAGCGCGACTCCGAGATGATGGGCCGCGTCCACAAGTTCCTCGGGCTGGACGTCGGCTGCATCCTGGCCAATATGACGCCCGCGCAGCGCCGTGAGCAGTACGCCTGCGACATCACCTACGGCACGAACAACGAGTTCGGCTTCGACTACCTCCGCGACAACATGGCGTGGTCGCAGGAGGAGCTGGTCCAGCGCGGCCACAACTTCGCCATCGTCGACGAGGTCGACTCCATCCTCGTCGACGAGGCGCGTACGCCGCTGATCATCTCCGGCCCCGCCGACCAGGCGACCAAGTGGTACGGCGATTTCGCGAAGCTGGTCACCCGGCTGACCCGCGGCGAGCCGGGCAACCACCTCAAGGGCATCGAGGAGACCGGCGACTACGAGGTCGACGAGAAGAAGCGGACCGTCGGCATCCATGAGTCGGGTGTGGCGAAGGTCGAGGACTGGCTGGGCATCGACAACCTCTACGAGTCGGTGAACACGCCCCTGGTCGGCTATCTGAACAACGCCATCAAGGCCAAGGAGCTGTTCAAGAACGACAAGGACTACGTCGTCATCGACGGCGAAGTCATGATCGTCGACGAGCACACCGGCCGTATCCTCGCCGGCCGCCGCTACAACGAGGGCATGCACCAGGCCATCGAGGCGAAGGAGGGGGTGGACATCAAGGACGAGAACCAGACCCTCGCCACGATCACCCTCCAGAACTTCTTCCGCCTCTACGGCAAGCTCTCCGGAATGACCGGTACGGCGATGACCGAGGCCGCCGAGTTCCACCAGATCTACAAGCTCGGCGTGGTTCCCATCCCGACCAACAGGCCGATGGTCCGCATGGACCAGTCCGACCTGATCTACCGCACCGAGGTCGCCAAGTTCGCCGCCGTCGTCGACGACATCGCGGAGAAGCACGAGAAGGGCCAGCCGATCCTCGTCGGCACGACCTCGGTCGAGAAGTCCGAGTATCTGTCGCAGCAGCTCAGCAAGCGCGGTGTCCAGCACGAGGTGCTCAACGCCAAGCAGCACGACCGGGAGGCGAGCATCGTCGCCCAGGCGGGCCGCCGGGGCGCGGTCACCGTCGCGACGAACATGGCCGGCCGCGGTACCGACATCAAGCTCGGCGGCAATCCGGACGATCTGGCGGAGGCCGAGCTGCGCCAGCGCGGTCTGGACCCGGTCGAGCACGTCGAGGAGTGGGCGGCCGCGCTGCCCGCCGCGCTGAAGGCGGCGGAGGAGGCGGTCCGGACCGAGTTCGAGGAGGTCCGGTCCCTCGGCGGGCTGTATGTGCTGGGCACCGAGCGCCATGAGTCGCGCCGGATCGACAACCAGCTCCGCGGTCGTTCCGGCCGTCAGGGCGACCCGGGCGAGTCCCGGTTCTACCTCTCCCTCGGTGACGATCTGATGCGGCTGTTCAAGGCGCAGATGGTCGAGCGCGTGATGGCCATGGCCAATGTGCCCGACGACGTACCGATCGAGAACAAGATGGTCACCCGGGCCATCGCCTCCGCCCAGTCGCAGGTCGAGCAGCAGAACTTCACCACCCGTAAGGACGTGCTGAAGTACGACGAGGTGCTCAGCCGTCAGCGCGAGGTGATCTACGGGGAGCGCCGCCGGGTGCTGGAGGGCGAGGACCTCCACGACCAGATCCGCCACTTCATGGACGACACCATCGACGCCTACATCCGGGCGGAGACGGTCGAGGGCTTCGCCGAGGAGTGGGACCTCGACCGGCTGTGGGGCGCGTTCAAGCAGCTCTACCCGGTGAAGGTCACCATCGAGGAGCTGGAGGAGGCGGCGGGCGACCGGGTGGGCATCACGGCCGACTTCATCGCCGAGTCCGTCAAGGACGACATCCACGAGCAGTACGAGGCGCGGGAGCAGCAGCTCGGCTCGGAGATCATGCGGGAGCTGGAGCGCCGGGTGGTGCTCTCGGTGCTCGACCGCAAGTGGCGTGAGCACCTCTACGAGATGGACTACCTCCAGGACGGCATCGGTCTGCGCGCGATGGCGCAGAAGGACCCCCTGGTGGAGTACCAGCGCGAGGGCTTCGACATGTTCACCGCCATGATGGAGGGCATCAAGGAGGAGTCCGTCGGCTATCTGTTCAACCTGGAGGTCCAGGTCGAGCAGCAGGTCGAGGAGGTTCCGGTGCAGGACGCGGACGGGCCGTCCCTGGAGAAGAAGGACGCGGTGCCCGCGGCGCGTCCCGAGATCCGGGCGAAGGGCCTGGAGGCCCCGCAGCGCCCCGACCGGCTCCACTTCTCCGCTCCCACGGTGGACGGTGAGGGCGGTGTCGTCGAGGGTGACTTCGAGACCGGTGAGACCCGTGCGACGGCGGCCGCGGCCGGTGACGGGATGACCCGTGCGGAGCGGCGCAAGGCGCAGAAGAGCGGGGGCGGCGGACGCCGCCGTAAGAAGTAG
- a CDS encoding GNAT family N-acetyltransferase, which produces MEPITLTTGRLLLRPFTDEDTEEVFRLCQDAAVQRWTTIPSPYERRHAEEFTGEIAPEGWRTSTMFTFAVAPLGGGPPMASSSVTLRTLSGIWEIGFWLGAEHRGRGIMTEAVTELARWSFTRLGATRLEWRAEVGNTASRAVALRAGFRMEGTLRAALDNNGTLRDAWLASLLPSDLGLAGSRTYLPAPVPAGP; this is translated from the coding sequence ATGGAGCCGATCACCCTCACCACCGGTCGTCTGCTGCTGCGCCCCTTCACGGACGAGGACACCGAGGAGGTCTTCCGGCTCTGCCAGGACGCGGCCGTCCAGCGGTGGACCACGATCCCCTCCCCGTACGAGCGACGTCACGCCGAGGAGTTCACCGGGGAGATCGCCCCGGAGGGCTGGCGGACGTCGACGATGTTCACCTTCGCGGTCGCCCCGCTCGGCGGCGGACCACCGATGGCCTCCTCCTCGGTCACGCTCCGTACCCTCTCCGGCATCTGGGAGATCGGCTTCTGGCTGGGCGCGGAGCACCGGGGGCGGGGGATCATGACGGAGGCGGTGACGGAGCTGGCCCGCTGGTCCTTCACCCGGCTCGGCGCCACCCGGCTGGAATGGCGGGCCGAGGTCGGCAACACCGCCTCGCGCGCGGTGGCGCTGCGGGCCGGTTTCCGGATGGAGGGGACCCTGCGGGCGGCCCTGGACAACAACGGCACCCTCCGGGACGCCTGGCTCGCGTCGCTGCTCCCCTCGGACCTGGGACTGGCCGGCTCCCGGACCTATCTCCCGGCACCCGTACCTGCGGGCCCCTGA
- a CDS encoding winged helix-turn-helix domain-containing protein, producing MTTQPPPVAELSADEARRIALRAQGFLGAPDRRAGVRGVLRHLGAVQLDTISVLARSHELVPYARLGAVGRTAVDGAYWTGGHSFEYWSHAACILPVEEWPHFGFRRRAYRARPQWYHDLPDGAYDKVIAQLRAEGPLTATELGGAKNGGEWWDWSASKVAVERALMYGEVVCVERRGWKRLYDLAERAIPDALLNTELDDTECVRRLVGLAGRALGVGTRADIADYHRLRGEQFDAVVADSGLVPVTVAGWAKPAWADPEALATVPRGRHRTTLLSPFDSLIWERARTERIFGFTHRLEAYVPKPKRIHGYFAMPLLSGGRLMGRVDPAREGRTLVARQVSLESGKAVEPMARALREAAEWVGCDAVRVERVDRPELAAPLTAALTAG from the coding sequence ATGACGACGCAGCCGCCCCCCGTTGCCGAACTCTCCGCCGACGAGGCCCGCCGGATCGCCCTGCGCGCCCAGGGGTTCCTCGGCGCCCCGGACCGGCGGGCCGGTGTGCGGGGTGTGCTGCGGCATCTCGGCGCGGTCCAGCTCGACACCATCTCGGTACTGGCCCGCTCCCACGAGCTCGTTCCGTACGCGCGTCTGGGCGCCGTCGGCCGCACCGCGGTCGACGGGGCGTACTGGACGGGGGGCCACAGCTTCGAGTACTGGTCGCACGCCGCGTGCATCCTGCCCGTCGAGGAGTGGCCGCACTTCGGCTTCCGCCGCCGCGCCTACCGGGCCCGGCCGCAGTGGTACCACGACCTGCCCGACGGGGCCTACGACAAGGTGATCGCCCAGCTGCGCGCCGAGGGCCCGCTGACCGCGACCGAGCTGGGCGGCGCGAAGAACGGCGGGGAGTGGTGGGACTGGTCCGCGTCCAAGGTGGCCGTCGAGCGGGCGCTGATGTACGGCGAGGTGGTGTGCGTCGAGCGGCGGGGCTGGAAGCGGCTGTACGACCTGGCGGAGCGGGCGATCCCGGACGCCCTGCTCAACACCGAGCTGGACGACACCGAATGCGTCCGGCGCCTGGTCGGGCTCGCGGGCCGGGCCCTGGGCGTCGGGACCCGTGCGGATATCGCGGACTACCACCGGCTGAGGGGCGAGCAGTTCGATGCGGTGGTCGCCGACTCCGGTCTCGTACCGGTGACCGTGGCGGGCTGGGCCAAGCCCGCCTGGGCCGATCCGGAGGCACTGGCGACCGTCCCCCGCGGCCGGCACCGGACGACGCTGCTGTCCCCCTTCGACTCCCTGATCTGGGAGCGGGCCCGCACCGAGCGGATCTTCGGCTTCACGCACCGGCTCGAAGCGTACGTCCCCAAGCCCAAGCGGATACACGGCTACTTCGCCATGCCGCTGCTGTCCGGCGGCCGGCTGATGGGCCGGGTCGACCCGGCGCGCGAGGGCCGGACGCTGGTGGCCCGGCAGGTGTCCCTGGAGTCGGGCAAGGCGGTGGAGCCGATGGCGCGGGCGCTGCGGGAGGCGGCGGAGTGGGTCGGCTGCGATGCGGTACGGGTCGAGCGGGTCGACCGTCCGGAACTGGCGGCTCCGCTGACCGCGGCGCTCACGGCCGGCTGA
- a CDS encoding response regulator, whose amino-acid sequence MADSFGPVHQNTADARDTVTDAVPGGPRAEPIRVLVVDDHALFRRGLEIVLAHEEDIQVVGEAGDGAEAVDKAADLLPDIVLMDVRMPRRGGIEACTSIKEVAPSAKIIMLTISDEEADLYDAIKAGATGYLLKEISTDEVATAIRAVADGQSQISPSMASKLLTEFKSMIQRTDERRLVPAPRLTDRELEVLKLVATGMNNRDIAKELFISENTVKNHVRNILEKLQLHSRMEAVVYAMREKILEIR is encoded by the coding sequence ATGGCGGACAGCTTCGGACCGGTTCACCAGAACACCGCCGACGCCCGGGACACGGTCACCGATGCCGTACCGGGCGGCCCCCGCGCCGAGCCGATCCGGGTCCTGGTCGTGGACGACCACGCCCTCTTCCGCAGAGGGCTGGAGATCGTCCTCGCCCATGAGGAGGACATCCAGGTCGTCGGCGAGGCCGGGGACGGTGCCGAGGCCGTCGACAAGGCCGCCGACCTGCTGCCCGACATCGTGCTGATGGACGTCCGGATGCCCCGCCGCGGCGGCATCGAGGCCTGCACCTCCATCAAGGAGGTCGCCCCCAGCGCAAAGATCATCATGCTGACGATCAGCGACGAGGAAGCCGATCTCTACGACGCGATCAAGGCGGGTGCCACGGGCTATCTCCTCAAGGAGATCTCCACCGACGAGGTCGCCACCGCGATCCGTGCGGTCGCCGACGGTCAGTCGCAGATCAGCCCGTCGATGGCGTCCAAGCTGCTGACCGAGTTCAAGTCCATGATCCAGCGCACCGACGAACGCCGTCTGGTGCCCGCGCCCCGGCTCACCGACCGCGAGCTGGAGGTCCTCAAACTGGTCGCCACCGGGATGAACAACCGCGATATCGCCAAGGAGCTGTTCATCTCCGAGAACACCGTGAAGAACCACGTCCGGAACATCCTGGAGAAGCTCCAGCTGCACTCCAGGATGGAGGCCGTCGTCTACGCGATGCGCGAGAAGATCCTGGAGATCCGCTGA
- the hpf gene encoding ribosome hibernation-promoting factor, HPF/YfiA family, with protein sequence MDIVVKGRKTEVPERFRKHVAEKLKLDKIQKLDAKVISLDVEVSKEHNPRQADRSDRVEITLHSRGPVIRAEASANDPYAALDLATGKLEARLRKQHDKRNTRRGNGRLSAAEVADVVPGVAEMNANGHILVEQTQESIPTTKIGSLEVQGEGPLVVREKVHTAAPMPLDQALYEMELVGHDFYLFVDSETKQPSVVYRRHAYDYGVIHLETDPLAGSEGSGAGGALGG encoded by the coding sequence GTGGACATCGTCGTCAAGGGCCGCAAGACCGAGGTGCCTGAGCGGTTCCGCAAGCACGTGGCCGAGAAGCTGAAGCTGGACAAGATCCAGAAGCTCGACGCCAAGGTGATCAGCCTGGACGTCGAGGTGTCCAAGGAGCACAACCCGCGGCAGGCCGACCGTTCCGACCGTGTGGAGATCACGCTCCACTCCCGAGGCCCGGTCATCCGGGCGGAGGCATCGGCAAACGACCCGTACGCAGCGCTTGACTTGGCCACCGGCAAACTGGAAGCACGGCTGCGCAAGCAGCACGACAAGCGCAACACCCGCCGTGGCAACGGCCGTCTGTCGGCGGCGGAAGTAGCCGATGTGGTCCCCGGCGTCGCCGAAATGAACGCCAACGGCCATATCCTCGTCGAACAGACCCAGGAATCCATTCCCACCACGAAAATCGGTTCGCTGGAAGTGCAGGGCGAAGGACCGCTGGTGGTCCGGGAGAAGGTTCACACCGCGGCTCCGATGCCGCTCGACCAGGCTCTCTACGAGATGGAGCTGGTCGGGCACGACTTCTATCTCTTCGTCGACTCCGAGACGAAGCAGCCCAGCGTCGTCTACCGGCGACACGCCTACGACTACGGCGTCATCCACCTGGAGACCGACCCGCTGGCCGGCTCCGAGGGAAGCGGCGCGGGCGGAGCGCTCGGCGGCTGA
- a CDS encoding ComF family protein, translating to MRGWWQEISGLVLPAACGGCGVPRTLLCPECAYELYGSAARVARPDPAPPGLPVVHAAAPYADAVRAVLLAHKERGALGLARPLGIALAGAVRAAVRSAPASRDRPLLLVPVPSARWAVRARGHDATRRTALAAARELRRTGTAAGVLPLLRQRRPVTDQTGLTAPERVANLAGALRAAEGAGRLLTGATVVLVDDLMTTGASLTEAARAVGEAAGAGGGGGPRGAAVGAGAGVFVAAAVVAAPSISFSKKPEPDQCGKRCSQ from the coding sequence ATGCGGGGATGGTGGCAGGAGATCTCCGGCCTGGTGCTGCCGGCCGCCTGCGGTGGCTGCGGGGTACCCCGCACGCTGCTGTGCCCCGAGTGCGCGTACGAGCTGTACGGCTCCGCTGCGCGCGTTGCACGACCGGATCCCGCGCCCCCGGGACTGCCGGTGGTGCATGCGGCCGCCCCGTATGCCGACGCGGTACGGGCGGTGCTGCTGGCCCACAAGGAGCGGGGCGCCCTGGGGCTGGCCAGGCCCCTGGGGATCGCGCTCGCCGGGGCCGTACGGGCGGCGGTCCGCTCGGCCCCGGCGAGTAGGGACCGGCCGTTGCTGCTGGTACCGGTGCCGTCGGCGCGGTGGGCGGTCCGGGCCAGGGGCCACGACGCGACCCGGCGCACCGCCCTCGCCGCGGCGCGCGAGCTGCGGCGGACGGGCACGGCGGCGGGTGTGCTTCCGCTGCTGCGGCAGCGGCGACCCGTGACCGACCAGACGGGCCTCACGGCCCCTGAGCGGGTGGCGAACCTGGCCGGGGCCCTCCGGGCTGCCGAAGGAGCCGGAAGGCTGCTGACGGGCGCCACGGTGGTGCTCGTGGACGATCTGATGACCACGGGTGCTTCCCTGACGGAGGCGGCCCGTGCGGTGGGGGAGGCGGCGGGGGCGGGGGGAGGGGGAGGGCCCCGGGGTGCCGCAGTGGGGGCCGGTGCCGGTGTTTTCGTTGCCGCGGCGGTCGTGGCCGCGCCTTCGATCTCCTTTTCGAAGAAACCGGAACCCGATCAGTGCGGCAAACGTTGCAGTCAGTGA